The Heyndrickxia acidicola sequence AACGGATACCCTTGATGGTAGTTTCAACTACCTTTAATTCCTTCCCTTGGCTCTGCTTTGGAATCGAAATCTTATAATATCCCTTGGAATCTGCTTTACCTGTTTTAATGTATACGCCATTAGAGTAAATTTTCAGCGTGCTCTTTGGCATTGATTTTCCCGATACATATAACGATACATTGCTGACAGGCTGCAGAGATGGTACATACAGCACTTTTTTTACAGTAGCGCTTCCAACATTTCCTGCCCGATCTGTTGCCTGAACAGAGATAGTGCTTCCTGCCGTCTGTTTAGGAATTCGGACTGAAAACTGACCTTTTGAGTCAGTTTTGCCTGCAGCAAGGAACTTTCCATTGCATAAAATTTTTACTTTTGAGTAGGCCTCCGTTTTACCGCTTATTGTAACAGATTCACTATAAATCGGTGAAAGCACAGGGGCAGCAGGTTTTTGTTTATCAATCACAAACTTGATTGTTTTTTTTGTTGCTACTGGACTGAAAGCACTCTTTTGGTTCATGGCCAAGAAATTATTTACACTTGCCATTCTAACATTACTTGTGTTTGTGCTTGTGCTTACCTGATAAGAGCCGTCCGTTGTCACCGTTGTAGCTGACGAAAGGTTCTTCAGAGTTTTCCCATCTGACAAACTAACTGTACTATTGGATGGTACGCCGATCTTCACACTTTCATTAAAATAAGTTGTGTCGAAATCCTGATCGGCTGGCTGCTGGTCGTTTACAGTTATCCATCTGTAAGCATTGTAATAGTAAGTACCTGTGTTCGAATTCATTTCATGAAAATGCCAGCTCGGTACAGAGTATGTGAGTAAATAGATACCATCTGAACTAGAATCAACTGACCCCTTCATAACAATATCTTTTGTCCTGTCACCTTCCGCATTGGACAAGGCTTTTACACCCGCCATTGGATCAAAGTCAGTCCCTCTTTGAAGAAGCCCTGAATTTACCCCCGTATAAAAAGGCAAAATTTGTACAGTTGGCAATGACGCATCCGGCTTAATAAAGGTTGAATTTCCAACTTGATCCTGTAAATAGATTTGGTCTATATAATAAGTCCCTTCGGAAGCATAGGCAGGCACCTGCAATTGTCCTGTCCATTCGTTATTCGTGCTGCCAGCCCTGAGATTGCCCCAAAAGACATCATTTGAGTTTTGGGTATTTTCGCGTTTGAATGATACCTGTACAGCTTTAATTCCGGACCCTACATCCTCTCCATTTACAGTTACGCCCAATAAATCGCCAGGGTATAGCTTATTCTCACCAACAGTAACAGAGTTGAATACAGGTCCTGAATTATCTGTAATTCCACCTGATATGGTCAATTTAGCATTCGCAAGCATGTCTTGATTATTATACCAATATCGAATTTCATTTCCCGCCTTATCTGTAAGAGAGAGATCACCGATATCGTATTCCCCGTTTCGCACATTCTTTGGTATGGTTATTTCAGCTTCATAGTGCCCCGTTACATCGTTATAGTGGAAGCCCGCGAAAAGGGAGGATGGATAATCGTTTGTTTCAATATGCCTAAAACTAACAGAACCATTGGATAACCCGCTTTCGTCATTATACTCGATTGACACGATTACCTTATCACCAGGCTTCGCTGTAGACTGGCTAATTTTTACGGATGTAAGCTCTGGAGGCGTTGAATCTGTTTCTCCATCCAGCATACTAAAACTTAAATTTGATATCAAAGGTGTCCCGCTTCCATAGGTACTACTATTCCCGGCATTATCATACAGTGTAATACTCTCTACATACCAGTTTCCTTGAAGCATGCCATCCGTTCTATATGAAAACTCATATGTATTATTTCCGGTATAACGCATCATGGAGTAAATGGTCTTGCTGGAAGAACCATTTGCCAAGGTAATATCAGCATCTTCAGCGGGGCCTGACTCATTATCGTTTTCGACCGTAAATTCCATCTTAATGGTATCGCCTGAATGGAATTCCTTCTGATTGATTGAAGCTGTCTTAAGAATTAGCGGAGTGGTATCACTATCAGCTTTGGAAGGTACCACGCCAGCCAGACTTAAGGCGAGTATAAAAATAAAGATCAAATTTTTTCTTAACATATAGCAAATCCTCTCTTAGCAGATGGCTTGTTTCCTTTTTAGTCTCTGCTCTGTAAAAAAAGATGTTGATTGAGCGAAGGCGCGAGACTCGTGCTTAGCAAAGCTTGCTAGTGTCTCCAGCGAAAATCAACACGCAAGAATAACAGAGACTTATTTTTACACTTAGAAAAATTCTGTTGGTTTTTGTAAAACGGCTGGTTCACACACCTTTAGCAAGCTGAAAGGTTACAAAAAAGACAGGAAACTAAAGCAAAATTTTTGCTTTTCGTTCCCTTCTTTCCTGTAAAATGAGCAAAAAAACGAGCAATTATCAACATAATGCCTATACTTAAAGGGTAATTAAAAACAGAGATAACTCTCCCTCTATTTTTTCTTTATTTCAGCCAGTTCCATCGAAATGCTCTGATCATCACCTTTAACATTGATGATGCTTTTAATCATACCAACTGACGGCGCAAAAAAGTTGATTTCAGTGGTTTCACCATCCGTTATATTGACAACAATAACCTTTTGAAATGTTCCAGCTTTCACTTTAACCGTTTTGTTTATTCCTGTGACGGTCGCGTATGCTTTCGTTCCGCCCAGACTTGAAAATAGCCACTTTTCGCCTACTTTAATGGGATATTTTAAGTCTGTTGACGTTGAATTTTTAATAAAAGGAATCTGGGTATATAACCCTTTAGCGTCTTCTTTTTCCCAAGAAGCAATGGAGTTATTTTCATACCATTGATTCCAGCCATTATTCATACCAGCAAATGTGTAGGTAACAGTATCTCCAAAGTTATCCTTGTAGACGTATTTTTTGGCTGTGTTCATTTTGTAGCTTACTGCCTTGGCAGATGTGTAGAAATGAAGATAGCTAGAATAGATATATGCTTTTTTACTTTTGTAAACGATCTGTGCCCAACCATATTTCGTTTTAGCATAAACAGTCACTTTTGTCCCCTTTTTCAATACCCCAAGCTTTTTAGATGAAGTGGAGGCTTTTCCCCTCACATTTACATCCTTTGTCACCATTGCATACTGCTTCACAGCAGCACTGGCAGCCGATTGAAAAGATAATCCTGCGATAAACACAAAGACCAATAACAAGCTTACTATTTTTTTCATACTACTCCCCCCATTATATTAAGTTTAATACTCGTCAATTTTAACACAGTAAATGGTAAAATAGTTATTTATTTTATTTAACGAAATTTCCTGGAATTTTAGTAATATAGTTGAGAATAGTGCTAAGCCTTGGAATTCTTAATCGTCACGATTAGTATGAAAGATCCTTCTGTTATTCCAAACTTCACTGTAATGAACAAAGGTTCCCTGTGATGGATCTCCGTTTCGTATTAAAAAAATCCTGCGATTTAATCGCAGGCCAAGGTATTGATGTCCCTATTTCTTCTAGTGAAGTAAGCAATCTGAACACATAATACTTTAATATAATGTGCTTTCATTTAATTTCACTTATAGATCGTCAATTGTAAGTGTCTTTCCATCCCTGCTGACAGAATACTTGTGATTACCAAAATCAGAAACATAATCAAAACTACCAGAAGCTTTAAAGTCCTTATCATACTTAGATTGAAATTTATAAATGAACGGAAGCATTTTCTTGTAAGAGTAAAGAGAAACCGTATCGTATTGCCCGTTTATATGATTGATATCTAGTTTAATAATATTTTTTTGCTCCTTGGTCTATTCTCTATTAAGTTGTTGATAATCATATGCAGTAAATATAAGAAAAATAAATACAAAAGTGAAATAGAGAGGAAGAAACAATACTATGATAGTAAACCCCAGACCGCAACTTTTGAAAATAATTCGTACACGTTACTGCTAACGCAACAATAGCCAGAACATCATTAAAAATCTTTCCTGTTGTAAAATCATTCTTATCCCAAGCAGAATAAATAACATAGCCATTAACCTGCAGCATCAACATAATTTCCCTAAGCAGAATATAAAAAGCTGAATAAGCCATAATGCCAAAAAGAATTTTACTTTTTAATCCATTTCCTTTTAATTTCGCTATTCCCCTCCTATATTACTCCAGTCTGACGAACTAACCTCCTTTTCATCTAATAACAAACCAAAAAATGCCGCCATTTAGGCAGCATTAAGCGTTTTATCCTTTAATGAGCTTTAAAACTCAATGAGGTCTGTGTCTGGAGGGATATATCCAAGTTGTCTGCCTATTTTTACAATTTGTCCTTTATGGTGAAATTCATGTGTAATGGTATGCGTAAAAAGCCATAATGCAGATATCTCCGCACTTCCACCCTTCTCAAAGGATACATGTAGGGTTTTATCCCAATTGCCTTTAAATTCATTCAAAAATTTAAGAACAAGATCATCAATTCTCCTAAAAACTTCGCGCATCTCCTGTATATCATTAATGGAATCTGGTCTTATTTCAGAAAGAGATGTACCAAGAGCTCGCTTTCCCAACCATACCCGATAACAATCGGCTACATGCGCATGCAAACTGCGGATAGAGTCTCCGCCAAAACTCTCAAGTTCTTTCACATAATCCGTATGTGACAAGGTTTCACAATAACGAAATAATGACTCCCTGGTTCGACGAATCAAATCATACTGGCTTTCTAATACATCCATCCTCTCGCTCTCCTTTTCGGGGGTCATTTAGGGTGCGTTTTATACAATCTGTTTTCACTATTATTTCTCTTTCAAACCCCGTAATTCCTGTTTTCATATTGATCTGATGAGTGAAAAATCCAGAATACCCTTTCCAGAGTTTTGTCATGCGCAAGAGTTAGTAATGAAAAATTATTCGGTGAACACCACCCGTATTTTTATCACAGTATCAACATAGAAATTGAGCAGGATCTTTTTTAAAATCCTATTACCGTTAATGTACTAATGATACATTGTTCCAACCTTTTCAAGATCACTTAATAAATGTTTAATTTCCTCTGGACTTAGCCTTATCGGCATTTGGTCATATAACGTAATGACTTGTCCATCCTTATCACCTTCGTGCTCCTGCAGGTAATGAAAGAGAGCCTTTAATTGATTTTCCTTAATTGTAGATTGAGTGTTAAAATGCTTAATCGTTTGTAACGAAAATTCGTTCATTTGTTCATCAAACTCACCAGAAATAATGCTTCCTTTTAAAAACATTCGTCCACTCCTCCAATGGCATTTCATTTTTTGATAGTATAACCTTAAAAATAAAACACTAGTAATGAAGAAGAATAAATACAGATAAATAATTCCCTTTATATTGGGACAACAAATGAACTAGATAATCGACTCCCTTAACGGTTATTTTGGTGCCAACCCTTCCTTTTCCTATCTGGACAAACCCTTTTTCCTTCATGCTTTCCAACTGCAGCTTTATCTTCTGTTCCTTTTTATTTTCCAATAAATAAATATAAGGTAATGAAAATCACCGGGAGCTAAATGAATACGCCAAAAAGAACAACCTCTATTTCCGCAGCGTTATTATTCAGGCAAAAGCCAATTCTGATTTGACATATCTTATTAAATTTATAGACATAGTCAAATTGGAATGTTTATGTTGATTATCTAATAAATGGGTTGAAATAACCTCCTAGTTTATGTAATAATTCTTTTAATTAAAGATAATTTGATTCGAGGTAATCACCATTGAAAAAACTGGATGATATCACTAAAGAAATAGAATTATTAAGAATTGAATTAATTGAAGCAGGTCTAAGATATGGACTGAATGCACCCGAAACCCTATATTTAAGCCAAAAGCTGGATAGTCTTTTAAACAGGCTTATCATCATCTAGTCTCCCTTACAACTATTATCCGCTTTTCAGTTCACTCAATTGCAAATGTATGTTTTAAGGCAGGATGAAGACACTTAAGCCATTATGCAAATAAAGGATTCTGGCACCTTCTGAGGATCTTTTTTATGCATGATGGCCCGCATTCTGTCTTGTTCAATGTAGCTCTATACCATCTTTTTCGAGGGCGGTTCAATTTTCCCTAACCAGACTCCCCAACATAAACCTTACATATTTCCTCCCATTATTAGATTAACACCAACCATGATCTTTAACAGACCCAACTCATAAGGGAAAGTTGCTAGTCATAGCAAGGAGACGATAATTAATTTGACCATGAAAACTGCAGCTATTTAACTTGAATCTCTTCTTTTCATCAAACAACTTAACAAATAGGATAGGAATTTGGTATTATTTTTAATGGGAGACTTAAGTGGAGGCTATCGGAATGAAAAATAACAGTGAATTATATCAATTTTTTCTAGACAAAACATGGGATTTAACAGAGGCATGGTATAAATCATTAGACAAAAGTGACCCATCTGGGGTGTATGCTTCTACTGACCCAGATGTAATAAACGCGACCAAACAGCAAAATTATGCATTTCATAAACACATTTCCGAAATCTTTATCATAGACGAAGAAGAGTTTATTGCTAGACTCGAGACATGGATCCTTGAAGTTACACAAGATGAACAGCATCTTAAAACTCCAATTCACTTTATCTTAAGAGAATTTTTCAGAACACAGGAGCAATATTTGGACTTAATGGACGATTTTGCAAACCTGCACACCACTTATACTCAGCAAGAAATAGATAGTTGGAAACGCAGGATTATTACTACTATGGATAAGGTAATGATCTGGTTTGTAGAAGAAAACCATCATTTCTCAATGAAAAGACTTCAATCCCAGCAGGAGATGATTAAGGAACTAAGTTCTCCTATCATTGTCATTGGCAAAAAAACAGCCTTACTCCCTCTTATTGGGGATATCGACACATCCAGGGCCAAATATATCATTGAAACTTCCTTATATCAATGTGCCAATAAATCTATCAGTCTTCTATATATTGACTTATCTGGTGTTGTAATGATTGATACAATGGTTGCACATCAGCTTTTCCAATTGATTGAAGCTCTAAATTTAATTGGTGTAAAATCCATTCTCTCTGGTATACGTCCTGAAATAGCTCAAACAGCCATCCAATTAGGACTGGATTTCAGCAAACTTACAATAAAATCATCTCTTCAGCTCGTAAAAGATGAATAGACGTCCCTTAATAAGCGCTCCTTTTAAAGGGGCTTTTTATTTTGACTTTTAAAATATGTGAATAGCTTACGAAAAGATGCCACGAAGACAGACAACATACGGAATTTTGCCTGGTACGTAAAGCAACAATCTAATGCGTAAACAGTCATTTATAATCAACTGCTATACTGCTTTAGGAGTGAATTTGGTGGAAGACAAACCGAATGAGGTACCATATGCCTCCAAGTATGTATTCAAAAAGTATCATAGTGATATCCAAGAGCAGATCCCACTTTGTATAAATAGGTTCTCTTTCTCCCCAATTCCCTTTTCGTTTTTTTCTTTCAAGTTTTGCTTCTTTCTTTTCATCCAATTTTTTATTCATCCTCATGGTTTATCCCCTACTGATTAATTTTAATAGGTGTTTTCTATTTTAAACATTACATAATTTCACACTACATAAAAAGGCTTTTTAACAGGAAAGTTTGTCTACACTATTAATTCACTCCTTGAATAAGTGGAGGTGATTATTAGTGTGCGATAATCAAGGTCAATATGAGATATATGATGCACAACAGAAAATTCTCAATGGTATGGAGGATTTATCAAAGGCAGCGAGCAATTTATTTCGAATCCCCGTCTTTTTCAGCCATCAAAACCTATTATCTCTTGGTCCCGCCAACCCGCCTTTTACCCAGCGGCAGGAATTTGTTATTCGTATGTTTAATGAAATAAAAAGCGTCCTACTTTTTCCCAGAACAATTCCCAACACGGATCAATACCCTGACACCACAATAGAAAATATCCGCCGTATGGTCATTTCTAGCTACGGGATGGCAGCAGTACTTCTATCACCCAACTCACCTACCGCACAAAAGGAACCGTATTCTCCTTTTCTTCAAATTGAGCCTTCTATGGGATACCAATATGGCCTTCCACTGCTTCTTGTAAAAGAAAGTACCATTCCAGCAGGCGGTATTTGGGGAGATGCAGGTCCGCTTGCCCCATTTACTCCCATTACTTGGTTTTCCAATACCACTACGGTAGATGAATTCTTTTCTAGTGTCCAATGGAAAGAAGCACTTCAGAACTGGGCAGGCCAGGTTCGAAGCGGTTATTTCATTCAAACTCAGCCGGAATTCAAGTATACGTGCAATGGGAATTAGTAATGTAAAACAGGCTTATTGAATAGGGTTTTAAACTCATAATATTATGAAAGGAAGAAATCCAAAAAATGATTTCTCCCTTTTTCTATCCTGCTTTTTCTTTAATCTTCCGTCTCATTCATTATTCTTTTTAAAATATAGCAGCTTCCATTTTCAGAAAAATACAAATATTTTCCCTGCATCCTATTAAAGGTGACCTCTTGCTTATCATAATACAGCTTCATTACTTTTTCGAATTTCTCCATTGTATCTTTTATAGGATTAATAATAATATCTTCCGTTTGTTTGACTGCAATAAACCCCTTCGGTTCCCCTTTTCTTTCTGGCTTTAATTCAGCTGCCCAATCACCATTTAATAAAATCTCAGCTGCAGTTATTTTTCTTTTCCTGTTTTGAATAGACCAGGCGTTCCGGCAGTTGCAGCGGTGAATCTTGGACTTCATTTCCCTCTCCCTGCTTTCCAGGCTGATTTTTTAAATGCACCATATTAGAGATTTTATTCGTCCAATCATAAAAATATTTATAAATTTTGCGAATCTATTCGTTTTTGGCCACCCTCTTTTTAAATCTTGGGTATGTCAGAGGACTCTATTGTTTTTTAGCTCATTCGTGTGAAACGGCCGTTTCACATGCCTTTCAACACAGCTGAAAGGTTACAGTAAAGAACTAAAAAAGAGCAGCTAACAACATAGAAATTTAACAGAGCTTAACTTAAAGCATATAAAACATGCCGGTACAAATTACACGGCAAACCAAATAAAAAGCAGCGCCGCTCGGCCACTTTTCCTATGACCGAAAGCACTGCTTTTTTTTCCGTGAGATTAGGTTCGAGAGCAATCTACATTCAAAACCTAAATACGAAAGCCCTGCCTCTCTTTCATCTTGCGATTCCTAGATCGCTCCAGTGAAAAATAAGGTTTTGACTTATGGGTAAATTTTATTTTACGCAGTAATACTAAATGGGAACATCGATTAATGTGAGAAAAAATAGAATGGTAAGCGTAGAGGGTTATATTCTATTGCGGAAGGCAAATACGATTTGTATTACTGCTTTTATCTGTGCAGCAACTCATGCACGTATCTTTCTTTTACATGAACAGAAGTGTTCTGTACATTAGATGTTAAAACTTAATAAAATTTACTACTAATACTCCCGAAGTTTTTGTTTAAATTTCTCAACTAAATTCAAACAAAATGCAACGTTAATTATTATATCATGCACACAAAAGATGTCAAGTCTATTTAATTTAATCCATCACACTAAAGCACTAAAGGGGTCAGACCCCTTTAGTGCTTTAGTGCACAAAAAAATGTGTTCAGATGCTTGAAATGAATCTGAACACATTTTTGGATAATAGCTTATGGCTTTGATGGTTTTTTCGCTGTAAAGGACAAGAGGATAAGCAGTACCAATATTACGAGCGTTACACTTGTACCAATGATATTATCCTTATTAAATAAAAACGAGATAAAAATCAGCAGCAAGGCTGCTGCACCGAAAATTGTCGTATAAGGAAATCCTTTTATCTGAAAAGCAGGGATTTCTTTATATCCTTTCCGAAGCTTGAGCTGAGACAAGCAAATGGAAATCCATAAAAGCATAACCGTAAAGCCCGGGATGGTCATTAAATAGCCGATAACCTGGCTCGGTGTTAAAAAGGCAATATACACACCAATTAGAATCAGTAAGCCCGTTAAAACCACACCATTAATAGGAGTTCCATTCTTCGTCAATTTTAAAAACCATTTTGGAGCTTCACCGCTTTGCGATAAAGTAAACAGTGTCCTGGAAGTAGCATAGATTCCTGAATTGGCCGCTGATAATACTGCAGTAAGCAATACAAAGTTCATTACGTCAGCAGCTCCAGGCAATCCTGCTTTACTAAATACCTGTACGAAAGGACTATCTTTCCCTGTAACGCTATCCCATGGAATCAGCCCGCAAATAATGGTAATAGGCAGAACATAAAAGATAATTACACGCCAAACCGTTCCTTTAATAATTTTCGGCATGACCTTATCTCCATCTTTTGTTTCTGTCACGGCGACCCCGATTAACTCTGCTCCTCCATAAGAGAACATGACCACTAAAAAGGCGCTGACCGTTCCCCCTATTCCGTGAGGAAAAATGCCGCCATGGTTTGTATAGTTTGAAATTGGATGACTTACGTCGCTTTGAATTACTCCCAGAATCATAAGAAATCCAAGAACAATAAAGGCAATGAGTGCAAGAATCTTTACACCGGCAAACCAGAATTCAAGCTCACCATAATATTTAACGGAAAATAAATTTACACAAATAACGACAAGTGCACAAATTAATCCCAATATCCATAAGGGAACTGACGGGAACCAATATTGCAAAAAGCTGCCTCCAGCCAATAATTCAACCGTTGTTACAATTACCCAGTTTATCCAGTACAGCCAGCCGACTATAAAAGAAAACCTAAATCCAAATGCTTTATGGACCAGGTGCTGAACATTTAGTTTGGGATAAGCAACCGCCATTTCTCCCAGTGCTGCCATTACAATAAACAGCAAAACCCCGCCTGCAAGATAAGCCAGTATAACACTTGGACCGGCAATTGATAGTGTATCTGCACTCCCTTTAAATATCCCCGTACCAATCATTCCTGCCAGTGCAAGAAATTGAACATGCCGGGGCAATAAACCTTTTTGTAGCTGAGATGACTTTTTCTCCATGCTGTGTCTTCCTCTCTCTATTGTTGATGGCTTTTCCGCCTAGATTTCTGCATTACGTACAAACCTGTTAAGTGCCAGGAATTCGTACGCTTTTTACGCTGGAAATGTGCTTCAAATCCAGCTTCAGTACGGCTTTTCCCAGGGGATTTACTTAACGTCATTTCTATCGCTATTATCGTTTTCCAAATAAAAAAATCCCCACCGGAAGCCTCCAGTAGGGACGATTGATTTCATCGCGGTACCACCCTAATTGCAAGC is a genomic window containing:
- a CDS encoding Ig-like domain-containing protein, coding for MLRKNLIFIFILALSLAGVVPSKADSDTTPLILKTASINQKEFHSGDTIKMEFTVENDNESGPAEDADITLANGSSSKTIYSMMRYTGNNTYEFSYRTDGMLQGNWYVESITLYDNAGNSSTYGSGTPLISNLSFSMLDGETDSTPPELTSVKISQSTAKPGDKVIVSIEYNDESGLSNGSVSFRHIETNDYPSSLFAGFHYNDVTGHYEAEITIPKNVRNGEYDIGDLSLTDKAGNEIRYWYNNQDMLANAKLTISGGITDNSGPVFNSVTVGENKLYPGDLLGVTVNGEDVGSGIKAVQVSFKRENTQNSNDVFWGNLRAGSTNNEWTGQLQVPAYASEGTYYIDQIYLQDQVGNSTFIKPDASLPTVQILPFYTGVNSGLLQRGTDFDPMAGVKALSNAEGDRTKDIVMKGSVDSSSDGIYLLTYSVPSWHFHEMNSNTGTYYYNAYRWITVNDQQPADQDFDTTYFNESVKIGVPSNSTVSLSDGKTLKNLSSATTVTTDGSYQVSTSTNTSNVRMASVNNFLAMNQKSAFSPVATKKTIKFVIDKQKPAAPVLSPIYSESVTISGKTEAYSKVKILCNGKFLAAGKTDSKGQFSVRIPKQTAGSTISVQATDRAGNVGSATVKKVLYVPSLQPVSNVSLYVSGKSMPKSTLKIYSNGVYIKTGKADSKGYYKISIPKQSQGKELKVVETTIKGIRYTSLPVKVLDKLPPAPPSINKVTKSSVYVTGHSEKGATVLVYRGKTKIAADKAAATGKFNIAIPKQKAGTILTVYAVDASNNKSKPGYIKVQ
- a CDS encoding SH3 domain-containing protein, translating into MKKIVSLLLVFVFIAGLSFQSAASAAVKQYAMVTKDVNVRGKASTSSKKLGVLKKGTKVTVYAKTKYGWAQIVYKSKKAYIYSSYLHFYTSAKAVSYKMNTAKKYVYKDNFGDTVTYTFAGMNNGWNQWYENNSIASWEKEDAKGLYTQIPFIKNSTSTDLKYPIKVGEKWLFSSLGGTKAYATVTGINKTVKVKAGTFQKVIVVNITDGETTEINFFAPSVGMIKSIINVKGDDQSISMELAEIKKK
- a CDS encoding DinB family protein, whose product is MDVLESQYDLIRRTRESLFRYCETLSHTDYVKELESFGGDSIRSLHAHVADCYRVWLGKRALGTSLSEIRPDSINDIQEMREVFRRIDDLVLKFLNEFKGNWDKTLHVSFEKGGSAEISALWLFTHTITHEFHHKGQIVKIGRQLGYIPPDTDLIEF
- a CDS encoding Spo0E family sporulation regulatory protein-aspartic acid phosphatase — its product is MKKLDDITKEIELLRIELIEAGLRYGLNAPETLYLSQKLDSLLNRLIII
- a CDS encoding STAS domain-containing protein; translation: MKNNSELYQFFLDKTWDLTEAWYKSLDKSDPSGVYASTDPDVINATKQQNYAFHKHISEIFIIDEEEFIARLETWILEVTQDEQHLKTPIHFILREFFRTQEQYLDLMDDFANLHTTYTQQEIDSWKRRIITTMDKVMIWFVEENHHFSMKRLQSQQEMIKELSSPIIVIGKKTALLPLIGDIDTSRAKYIIETSLYQCANKSISLLYIDLSGVVMIDTMVAHQLFQLIEALNLIGVKSILSGIRPEIAQTAIQLGLDFSKLTIKSSLQLVKDE
- a CDS encoding amino acid permease; the protein is MEKKSSQLQKGLLPRHVQFLALAGMIGTGIFKGSADTLSIAGPSVILAYLAGGVLLFIVMAALGEMAVAYPKLNVQHLVHKAFGFRFSFIVGWLYWINWVIVTTVELLAGGSFLQYWFPSVPLWILGLICALVVICVNLFSVKYYGELEFWFAGVKILALIAFIVLGFLMILGVIQSDVSHPISNYTNHGGIFPHGIGGTVSAFLVVMFSYGGAELIGVAVTETKDGDKVMPKIIKGTVWRVIIFYVLPITIICGLIPWDSVTGKDSPFVQVFSKAGLPGAADVMNFVLLTAVLSAANSGIYATSRTLFTLSQSGEAPKWFLKLTKNGTPINGVVLTGLLILIGVYIAFLTPSQVIGYLMTIPGFTVMLLWISICLSQLKLRKGYKEIPAFQIKGFPYTTIFGAAALLLIFISFLFNKDNIIGTSVTLVILVLLILLSFTAKKPSKP